A segment of the Solanum lycopersicum chromosome 9, SLM_r2.1 genome:
AAATGTAAGAGTTGAATAGCAAATAAGTAGCACATAACCATAAGCTTCAATAGACGCACCTGACGAGCAAATAACTCCTTGCCATTCAGAAGTACATCCATAGCCGCAGACTGGTCATCAAACACGCCATAAAAGATCTGGTAGAATTGGTTCCTGTATACATCAAAGTTAATTGGGATATTAAAAGCAATAGAAATTTTCTAGTCCACAGAAATGCATGTGGATGGAACGTACTGGTCGTCTCCTGAAATTAGCTGATCCATCTCTTCAAATTTTCGAGTGAGGATTTCCGATCCAACAGGAGTGAGTGCATGCAATACTAAGGCCTCTAACGTTCTAGGAAAATGGTTCTGGAAATGAGAAGTAACCTCATTAAAGCAATGAAAGGGGAAAAGTAACTACCACGGAAGAGCTGAATGGATTGAGATGAATAACGCATTGAGAAACCCTTAATAAAACAACAGGCTGACTAGAAAAAACAAAGTGGTCTCAGGGAAAAAGGAGCAAGATAAAACAAACCATGATAAAACAAATCGCATAATCCAAAAATTTGTCCAACCTCCCAGATGCTAAAGCATTTGAGGGATAAGGCTCTCACTCAAGTATTGGCACAAAATATTTGTCCAATATAGCTAAAGAAAGATTCCaccaattttgattttaatacaCTGGGGATTCCACCTACAAATGTGGGAACTTTTGGACCAAACCCATGGAAAAGGTTATGAAACAGGATGCAGCAACATTTAAGCTTGCAAAAATGTCAACAATAGAACTTAACTTATAGCATTGGAACTATTGCATGCTAATGAAACAGATTGAATCACACTTTAACAGGTAATGGTAGCATAAGTAGAATAACCAATAATCATACATTTTCCAATAAGATGTTTCTACCTTTACAAGGCTCCCCCCAAATTTCAAGCCCAAAGGAACAGAACAGTATCTTAACCTTTTTGTCTTACTCAGTTGGACTATAGCATATACATCTCCTTTGGAAATTAATAGAGATGCAGaggaaacataaataaaatcaggTTGAAAGGAAAGAGAGGAAGCTAAGATTAATAATACAAGACCCAAGATAATCAAGATTCATCGAAACTATGATTAAGAATGAACTCACCGCCATTGCAAGAAAGACACTGTGGATTCTAAGTGGATGAAGAGTCAAAATAAGATTAGCAACTGGATCATTGCTGGTGCTACATGAgtcctcttttcttttattcgtCTCATCATTCTCCCCAGCAGATGAATTATCTGTAGATTCCGTCAGCTTGCTTGGATTGAGACGGTTATGAACCAATGAAATAAGTTCACTCAGAGACTGTGATGCACATGGCTCCAAATCTTGCAGCATCACTTTCGACTTAAGCTCATCTTTTGAACTTCTGTAGCCACAATTAGTGCTGATTCCTTGGTGTACATGATCTAGTGAAAAGAAGAACAGTACTCAGAACACAAGAATGGCATACATGCGTCAAAAAGTTTCTCCTAAACAGGTATCAGAAGACCCAAAATTGAAAACTGTATATCAGTGAGTACTCGAAACTGGCaaatagagaaaattatataccTCTATATGCATTACTAGGCTGGGAAGTAGTACAAGTTATAGTTTTATCCATACTACTTGAAGGAAATTGCAGCATCTTATTCTGCCCTGGTCACCAAAGAGGGAGAGATGAAAATAATCATGTATattcttttcttgaacttgagAAAAATGATGATAATCACGTATATACTATCCAACAATATGGTAAATCCTTCTTTTGCATTAATGTTTAACAATTCAGACGAATTAAAAGTACAACCAAAATTTTAGCTAAGAAAGCTGCCTATGATAATACTACATCAAttgttttgaaagttgaaagaaCTATTTTCTTTAATCCATCTTAATTGTAGTCTTTACCAGCCTCTAGCATCACCAACTGCATTCAATGTTACCAAACAGTTCTTCCTCACTTGAAAATGCCTTGGTGTTTGTTAGATTCCCATATTACTAGAAGATATTGGTTTTAATCTCTTTATATGGTTTGCGAAGTTCTCATCTCATGAACTAACTGTTGCGGTTGTGTTAGGCAGCATCAATAACATGGTCTCAGAGTCGGTCATCCGACATGTTTGGTTAGCAAATGTTGAGCTCCCATGTTATGTCATTCATGGTCCAGATGTTCGGCCCCACGCATGCGTTAGGGTATTACAGTCCCACATTGTCCAGGGTATTGATTGTGATCTCTTAATATGATCTTGACGTCGCCTCATGATATAGCTTTTTGGACTGAATTATGCGCATATTTAAACTTTCTTAGCAACGTCAATACTCAATATACACGTCTAAAGACTATTATCTGCCATGTTATCTCAAATCACCCATCGACTATCTTATAACAATTCATCAAAGCTTTCTTTTGCTTATCCTATCCTCATCACATTATGCACTTCATGTTTATTAAGATGGATCTTTAATGCTTGAATGTTTCTTTGAAGTCTTACCCACCAAAATACCAAGTTATGGTTTTATTTATTCCTTTGTTTGACCAACAGGTCATTGGAATTAGTCGATGAACGGCTTTAGTTTATTACTTCTCTATTTCAACCTATTGAATCAAACAATATAAAGTACTCTCCATCTCTTTTATGGCAATACAATCATTGAACATGAGTGCATATCAAACATAAAGACATAATTTTATCTAATTCTGAAATGACATACTCACCATCCTAGAAATGATGTACAGCAACATCTTCACATGTCAGAACACATGGATGATACACACACCCAAACCCACACACTGACACCCTAGAAAACCCAGCCCAACCATCCTCAATGACCCCCTCCCTCCAGCAGCACCCAGCCATTTTTTACTAATTCAACCCGCTTGAAACATCTCCAGATCCAGATCCAATACAAAATTTACCATGACAAAACAAACCAGCTCATCCACCACAATGTTCGAGCATCACCCAACAACGAATAATACAGTACTCTACTTTCTACTAGACCTGCTCAGACAACAATAAAGCACCTTAGCCTTCATTTGCAGCGATTGTCGAAGGTGAATCTGCCTGAGACAAAGATGGTGaaaaataggaggaatttcTGGAGTCAAATCACACGGAAGGAGACAACGAAAAAAATTGCACCTCATCTTCGAGGCCCTAATGAGAACAGATATAAAACCAAGCAAAGGGATCAcgaaaaggaagaaaagaagcAGATGGCTGACGgaaagaaacaagaaaatgCAGCGAAGGAGAGATCAACTGCAAGAAAAGAAGGCAAAGGTAAGGAGGTTGCAGCCtaatttttatgaaaggttgctCCAACCTTACTAAATTAGTTAAGCAAATAATCATGTGTGTTTACTGGAGTAGAGGACGTTAGGTGGATATGTAAGAGAAAATGTGGAGGGGAAGTAAGGCATTAAAAGAAACAAACTCCAACAATTAGACAATTTCAGTCATCCCTTTTTCGGAAAATTAGATGGTCTTCCTGAACGGGCCTTTTATTTGTAGGTAACATAGACGGAGCGAACCATGAAGTTATGAAATTACAAATGAAGAGCAATTTGAAGGAGGACCTTTTAATCTATGTATTGACCCCTAATCATTGTTTGGGATTCAGAAGTGGAAGAAATTGTATTATCTACTAAAAATGGACAAATTGACATATAAGCTAGCTGAGACACATCATGACATAATAGACAAAATGTCAGTGAGACAAACTgacaaaaataagataaatctCCGAGCAACGAAATCGAATCAAAGCAATGTTTAATTATATACGTGGAGGATGGTGAATACAAACAAGGTTTCGTTTGGTGAGTTAGGTGAAATCCCAAAATGTCCTATTTTTATAACCTATGTTGCGTGGACTCTTTACTTTCGATGCCGCACCCGTGccggattctccaaaaatacatTCCTTTCGGAGAATCCGAAATGCACCagttgacatttttgaagagtctaaGCAGCATAGTTTATAACAGCAAGGGTATCTTTTGTTTGGCAACTTCTACAGGAGTACATAGTCAAGTGAAAGTCAACAGTTGAGGGGAAAATTTGGACCTCTtcctttattataaataataaaaatacttcttGTCAAAGGTTCAAACATTTAGATGATGATGTACTACTCACAATTTAATATACTATAAAATGCAAGTATAGTTCCCAGATTCGAGTCTCATCGTCATCTATTGTCAAAGAATTCTCATGTACTTAGACTAAAGCAAAATAACTTGTGTCACACAGGAAGGGACGTGATAAAGACCAACATAAGTGTTactacaataataaatttttgaattcaCATAATTCAAAAATGATGAATAGAGATTAGGCAAACTAACCATTTCCTTATCAGTCATTCTTCAGTTTCCGACGTAAGGTGAAACAGCACCAATGAGCATAATTATTAGTctattgttctttgtaataatACTGAAGAGCCAAAATAAATCTGATCAATGTAGGAGATGAGGGGGACAAAACTTACCTTTTCAATATTCTACGCAAATAATATGCATCCATATGCTCCAACATGCCAGATATTGTCATGGACCGCCACCAAAAGTTGACAGCGATGGTTAAAACTTCGCTATCCACTTGATGAAACCTAGAATATCAACGCTAATGACTAGGTATGTTCAACAATTGATAAAGAAGAGGAGAAAGCTAAAATGCTGCAGCACAACTACATATACACATCATCCAGAATGAGTTGATAGATCTAGTGACCAACATCTAAGGACATTTGGTTCCTtctcgaaaaaaaaaaaaaaaaaaagaaacttatggTTACATTGGAGAGTTTCCAAGTATACATTGCTTCCATCTCCAATAATTGTGTAAAGAAATAATACATCTCTTTCGAAGAAACAAATTCATTCTAAGATATCAGTAGTCTACCAGAAATCCAGATGTAACTATGGGAATAATTTACAGAACACACTGTAAAGCAATGAGGAACATTCAGTGCAACTTATGCTTCTGTAGGAAAGCACTCATTAGGATTACTACTCCAGTACTTTCAAGTTCAGCCATATAGTAATGttgatatatcattttttaattgtCAGAATAAGTAGGTACAAACTACAAATTGGACCTTAGAACATACAAACACAAAAATCTAAGGAAGCATTACATGACACATGTAGCTGATGAAAcagaaaaattatccaaaatGAATAATCTACAATTGGAGCATACACTACATAAGTTATTAGCAGAACTGTATGTTTTCTGCACCAGAAATTCAAAGGTCCCAATTTTGGCCTCAGTACTTATGCCATGGATTTACCTAGATGAACATTTCCTTCCCTAGACCAGTTAAGACCATAGAgcataaatacttttttaacgATATAATCCATAGAGAACTGCAGACTTACAATATTCAGAGAGAAGGGGAAAAGACCCCAAAAAAAAGCATATCatgcatatttattatttaagcaACAAACAAGGCAGGGTAATATCTTACCATCCTTCAGGAATGAACAGAGCATCACCAGCATGAAGAACAACCTTTTGCGAAAAGTCGCTTAGGCATGTCGCCCTTGGACAGAGTGAAAGATCTGGCTCTTCTAAAGTAACAGAGCTTCAAGGACAAAAAGAATTGAAGTAGTAAATTGGCATGTATTTCATCTATGTTATGAGCTTATGGCTAATCCAAAAATGAAAAGAGCACAAAAAGTACGTAAGATTACATACAGGAAACGAAATACCTGTGGTTTGAAGCCTCCCCATACAGAGGTAGTGGATATAAGTAAGGAGTTGCAGAAGGTGGCCATAAAGTAACTGCCAACCAAATAAAGCTTTTGAGTAAGTTTAAATAATCCAATAAATTCCCTGGAAGGTGAATATTACGGTGTAGTTGATATAAAAAACGGACAAGCGGGAAAAAAAAACAGTTCATTGCTAATGGATCATAACCAGATATAATGGAAACTGATAATTGTGGTAGCTCCTGCTAGTAATTGTACCAAGTAGGTCAGAACAAACAGTCTGAGACATCCTTTATTTTGGATAAACTGATAGACATCAAAACAAAACCAGATACTTTAAAAAACTGGCAACTGTGGTAGCTCCTACTAGTACTTCTGACTTGTAACTAGCAGGCAAGACCAAGTAGCCAGAGGTAATCCATTAgtataaataacaaatataaggACCCATTATCTGCCTCATcttcattttatctttaaaactACAATCTGTGACTACCAGAAATCAAAGCTAGCACAGAATATCCCACCAAGAAGTGAACTGCCATAGCTAATCTTTCCTTCCCAAGCATcaagactgggagagagagagagatagacagacagacagaAAAGGAAATAGAATACTCAAAACGATGTACAACTTTCTATCTATCTGGTGTTGTGCGGTCACTCTAAATGAACAGTGATGGAATTGGTCCCACAAACTCCCACAAGAAAGAATACCATAGCATGATAATGAACCTTTTTCCTGTAAAATACAGAAATATCTAACCTTCCTTGCATCCAGAGACTATACATAAGAGGTTGTGGTGTGGATCGTAGTGTGTGCTGGATCTAGCCTTCATGCTGTTCATCCACAAATTAACAGAAGACAGGCTTTTGGTCTCCAAAGGTACAGGCTGCAACGTATAGCTTTAAATGTCAGTTAAATAGAAATACTACACCCAGAAAGCAAAGGGTTGATCAGGCAGAGGGAACATATTCATTCTCATACCGTTTGAATATCTTCTTGAAGGCACTCCAGTTGCATGTGTTcctttttctcaaaattcagAATTGGCACCTGAACACAAAAAGATTTTATCCATGTTTAGTAGCATTTCtctagaaagaaagaaatgagacTACACAGTCATCATCAGGGAAAGATATTAAAAGAACACAAGCCATCGGCTGGTCCCAATTTCCAATCGTCAACAAAATTATCACCTGTGCTAAATAAAATTGCTGAGGAGCTTCTTCAAAATGTAAATCAGTTTGCTCAGTGTCAGATACTGCAAGACTATGCTTCTGAGATTCCAAAAAGTCATCTCGCCTTCCATCCCTGTTCTTCAACAGGCCCAAGCAATATCTGATAAAGGTAGAAAAGCTCAATGGAACCTGAAGTGGAGGGAGATATATGTTAAAGGGTCAGCTGTACAAAATAATTCAAGAGTATGAAGTTTGCATTTCATGTTCTTGAAATGTCTCAGAACAAAAAAGTTACCCTCTCATGGCTTCTAATATCACCATAAAAGACTGGTCCAGATCTGGACAGCATAGCTTCCACAGCTACTGAGCCTACACGTTCCTACGTAAGTAAATGGAAGTTCCATAGAGAACACATCAGTTATTCATCTTAGAAATATGTGGAGAAAATGAATTTCACAAATGTTACTTTTCATTCACATGATTGTGTTTTACTGTCCTGTACCAAAACTGTGTAAGCATGGAATCCAATTAAAGTCACATAAAACGTTATGTGAAAGTTTTAAACCCTATCAGATAATTGTAAGCGTCGCTAGCAGCTTCATGAATCTCAAAGggagaaagattttttttttgttttgataatgTAGAAGTTCAAGTAATTACCTTTCAGGAAAACAGAAAGTGACTAAGAACACTcgctcttttttctttttttgaaattggcAAAATGTTATATTCATCAGCACCCAGATTAAGAACATTCCCAACTTATTGTACATTTGAGGCATCTAGCACATCCAAACGGAATATTGCAGAAGAGAACGGAAGACTTTATGCACCCGAGAGTGTCGTCTATTGGTCAATGAAGTGGCTGAGAAACATGACATCTCAAGTTCAACTCCTAGCGGAGACAAATAAAGACTGGGTTGATGGGAGGTAGCAGATTACCCATGGAATAGTTGAGGTGCCCACAGGCTGGCCCAAATACCACAGTATTAAGAAAAAAGGACTTTCttctcacaaaaaaataaataaaaggaagaCTTTAGATTCGCTACGTGAGACCAGGCTAGATGACTTTATATCATATCATCCTTGTCATCCTAAACGCCGATAGAGAAAAGAAGCATAGACGGCTCCCTAGATAAGAATATGTGAGACAAAGAAGTAAAACCCATACCAGAAGGCTGATAAAAAATAGCAGAGAGAAGCTCCTCCACGATGGAAATGAATTATTTATCTTTCACTCTTTCAGCATTAACTGTTCGAAAATGCCCCTTTGAAAGTCTATCTCTTTGCTTCTTCTAATCACTACTCTAATTGAATattgttcttttttaaatttgctCCAACAATTCTTGCTTAACTAACAGTGGCACGTTCCTATCTGCAAGAACCTGACGGGGAGGAAGTAAATATAAGTCAGCACGTTCATGTGTAAAGAGGTAAGTGAAGAGGCTTCCACCTCCCACAGCACTGCAGCTTTGCAAGTATACCGTGAGAAATGTTTATCAGTTGGTGGGGAATCAGCTCCCAACTTAGGGAGTGTTACAAGTGTAAAGTGACCAAACCAAACAGAAACAGATCAAGGAGGGTATCCAGCATGCTATCTTTTAAACGACAGGGACCGAACTGAGAGCACAGGAGAAGTGTGTTCAATGACGGGAAAATTTGTATGAACAGATAAAATCAGCTTTTTTTAGGCAAGTCAAACTATAAAGATTTGATGAGTTTCATAGAATCCCTCAATAGTCCTGGCATCATCTCAAGTAAGTTAAGTCTTTGAACAGATAAAATCAGCTTTTTATTCCTTTAGCTAGTTTAGCAGCACGAGGCAAATCTCAACCTGTATAAAGATCTGATGGGCTTCATAGAATCCCTCAATAGTCCTGGCATCATCTCAAGTAAGTTAAGTCAGTATGAAG
Coding sequences within it:
- the LOC101266753 gene encoding lysine-specific demethylase JMJ31 isoform X1; translated protein: MVEENLRIHTFTEIPSPEIFSSQIEPKNVPAVFKRCIKDWKAFSKWNPSDGGLIYLQERVGSVAVEAMLSRSGPVFYGDIRSHERVPLSFSTFIRYCLGLLKNRDGRRDDFLESQKHSLAVSDTEQTDLHFEEAPQQFYLAQVPILNFEKKEHMQLECLQEDIQTPVPLETKSLSSVNLWMNSMKARSSTHYDPHHNLLCIVSGCKEVTLWPPSATPYLYPLPLYGEASNHSSVTLEEPDLSLCPRATCLSDFSQKVVLHAGDALFIPEGWFHQVDSEVLTIAVNFWWRSMTISGMLEHMDAYYLRRILKRMTDKEMNKMLQFPSSSMDKTITCTTSQPSNAYRDHVHQGISTNCGYRSSKDELKSKVMLQDLEPCASQSLSELISLVHNRLNPSKLTESTDNSSAGENDETNKRKEDSCSTSNDPVANLILTLHPLRIHSVFLAMANHFPRTLEALVLHALTPVGSEILTRKFEEMDQLISGDDQNQFYQIFYGVFDDQSAAMDVLLNGKELFARQAFENVLGQYLGNNPDGPKQQTK
- the LOC101266753 gene encoding lysine-specific demethylase JMJ31 isoform X2, whose translation is MLSRSGPVFYGDIRSHERVPLSFSTFIRYCLGLLKNRDGRRDDFLESQKHSLAVSDTEQTDLHFEEAPQQFYLAQVPILNFEKKEHMQLECLQEDIQTPVPLETKSLSSVNLWMNSMKARSSTHYDPHHNLLCIVSGCKEVTLWPPSATPYLYPLPLYGEASNHSSVTLEEPDLSLCPRATCLSDFSQKVVLHAGDALFIPEGWFHQVDSEVLTIAVNFWWRSMTISGMLEHMDAYYLRRILKRMTDKEMNKMLQFPSSSMDKTITCTTSQPSNAYRDHVHQGISTNCGYRSSKDELKSKVMLQDLEPCASQSLSELISLVHNRLNPSKLTESTDNSSAGENDETNKRKEDSCSTSNDPVANLILTLHPLRIHSVFLAMANHFPRTLEALVLHALTPVGSEILTRKFEEMDQLISGDDQNQFYQIFYGVFDDQSAAMDVLLNGKELFARQAFENVLGQYLGNNPDGPKQQTK